One region of Gossypium raimondii isolate GPD5lz chromosome 6, ASM2569854v1, whole genome shotgun sequence genomic DNA includes:
- the LOC105772793 gene encoding CBL-interacting serine/threonine-protein kinase 6 — protein MADKAKTENPSLLHGKYELGRMLGHGTFAKVYHAKNLQTGKSVAMKVVGKEKVIQVGMMEQIKREISVMKMVKHPNIVELHEVMASKSKIYFAMELVRGGELFSKIAKGRLKEDAARVYFQQLVSAVDFCHSRGVYHRDLKPENLLLDEEGNLKVTDFGLSAFTEHLKQDGLLHTTCGTPAYVAPEVIGKKGYDGAKADIWSCGVILYVLIAGFLPFQDDNLVAMYKKIYRGDFKCPPWFSPEARRLISKLLDPNPKTRIAISKITESSWFKKSIPKTKTTKEEIEFEAFNGEKSSKPETLNAFHIISLSEGFDLSPLFEEKKREEKEELRFATTRPASSVISRLEEVAKSGKFSVKKSECRVRLQGQECGRKGKLAIAADIFAVTPSFLVVEVKKDHGDTFEYNQFCSKELRPALKDILWTSPPENSTVA, from the coding sequence ATGGCGGACAAAGCTAAAACCGAAAACCCATCTTTACTCCATGGAAAATACGAGCTTGGCCGTATGTTGGGTCATGGAACCTTCGCCAAAGTCTACCATGCGAAGAACCTTCAAACAGGGAAGAGTGTCGCCATGAAAGTGGTGGGCAAAGAGAAAGTGATCCAAGTCGGGATGATGGAGCAGATCAAGCGAGAGATCTCCGTCATGAAAATGGTGAAACACCCCAACATCGTCGAGCTGCACGAAGTGATGGCGAGCAAGTCCAAGATTTACTTCGCCATGGAGCTCGTCCGCGGCGGCGAGCTCTTCTCGAAAATCGCCAAAGGTCGTCTCAAGGAAGACGCTGCCAGGGTTTACTTCCAGCAGCTCGTTTCCGCCGTCGATTTCTGCCACAGCCGCGGCGTTTACCACCGTGATTTGAAGCCGGAGAATCTTCTCTTAGACGAAGAAGGCAACTTGAAGGTCACCGATTTCGGACTCAGCGCTTTCACGGAACATTTGAAACAAGACGGGTTGTTGCACACGACTTGCGGAACGCCGGCGTATGTGGCGCCGGAAGTCATTGGAAAAAAAGGGTACGACGGAGCCAAGGCGGATATTTGGTCTTGTGGGGTGATTTTATACGTTCTAATCGCCGGGTTTTTACCGTTTCAAGATGATAACTTGGTGGCGATGTATAAGAAGATTTACAGAGGAGATTTCAAGTGTCCGCCATGGTTCTCACCTGAAGCTCGGAGGCTAATATCCAAGCTTTTAGACCCGAACCCGAAAACCCGAATCGCCATCTCCAAGATCACGGAATCATCTTGGTTCAAAAAATCAATCCCCAAGACTAAAACAACTAAGGAAGAAATAGAATTCGAAGCATTCAATGGAGAGAAATCTTCTAAACCCGAGACCTTAAACGCATTCCACATAATTTCATTGTCGGAAGGCTTCGATTTATCTCCGTTGTTCGAAGAGAAAAAGAGGGAAGAGAAAGAGGAGTTGAGGTTCGCCACGACGAGGCCGGCAAGCAGCGTGATATCGAGGCTCGAAGAGGTGGCCAAATCGGGGAAGTTCAGCGTCAAAAAGAGCGAGTGTAGGGTGAGGTTGCAGGGTCAAGAATGTGGGAGGAAAGGTAAACTTGCCATTGCTGCCGATATATTTGCGGTGACGCCGTCGTTCTTGGTGGTGGAAGTTAAAAAGGACCATGGCGACACATTCGAGTACAATCAGTTTTGCAGTAAAGAGCTCCGGCCGGCGCTTAAAGACATCCTATGGACGTCGCCGCCCGAGAACTCGACTGTGGCTTGA